In Streptomyces venezuelae, the sequence GCTGCGCAGCACCGCGGTCAGCCCGGCCGCGAACAGCGTCATCAGCGTCAGGTAGAGGCCGCAGCCGACTACGGCCCGCACCGTGCCGGGGTCGCCCAGCTCCAGCGCGTCGTGCCCCCTGAACGATTGTCCGGCCAGGAAGGTGAGCAGTCCCGTGAGCTGACCTGCCGCGAGCATGAGCACGCCCAGCATCGCGATCTTCGAGAAGTAGAACCGAGTGCGGTCGGGCACCGCGGTGAGGCTGGTGCGCAGGGCTCCGTTGTGGAACTCGGTGGAGAAGGCGGTGACTCCGAATGCGATGGCCGCTATCTGGCCGAAGTTCAGTCCGTAGAAGCCCCCGAGGAGCGGGTCGTCCCCCAGACCGCCCTCCTCGGCCGGCTCCAGGGCCGCAGCCGCCAACGCCTGGATGCCCGCGGTGAGGACGAGGACTGATATCAGCGACCAGAAGCTGCCCCGAAGAGATCTGATCTTGATCCATTCCGAGTGCAGTACGGGGGTTGCGGGCAGTGCGGCGCTCATGGCGAAGCCTCCTGAGGGTGAGGGAACGGGTGGACGGTCAGTGGGCCGCGCTGAACTGCGCGTGATCGGCGGTGAGGTCGAGATAGGCCTGCTCCAGCGAGGCGCGCTCGTCGGACAGTTCCAGCAGGGGAACCCCCTCACGGGCGGCCAGGCAGCCGAGCTGCTCGGCACGTATGCCCTCGACGGTCCAGCGCCCGCCGTCCGCGGCGGCCAGCTCGAAACCGTCCCGGGCCAGTGCGACCCGCAAGCGGACCGGGTCGGAGGTCCGCAGGCGCGCTCTCGGGGCGCTGCGCGCGTCGATGAACGCCTCCATGGAGGTGTCGGCCAGCAGCTTGCCCTTGCCGAGCACGATCAGGTGGTCGGCCAGCGCCGAGGTCTCCGACATCAGATGGCTGGAGA encodes:
- a CDS encoding ABC transporter permease, with amino-acid sequence MSAALPATPVLHSEWIKIRSLRGSFWSLISVLVLTAGIQALAAAALEPAEEGGLGDDPLLGGFYGLNFGQIAAIAFGVTAFSTEFHNGALRTSLTAVPDRTRFYFSKIAMLGVLMLAAGQLTGLLTFLAGQSFRGHDALELGDPGTVRAVVGCGLYLTLMTLFAAGLTAVLRSGVAVLSILIPFVVMVSFVVGAAATGVGQFMPDRAGQAMMRSQQYGDLGPWAGLGVLALWALAAVLAGWLAVRRRDA